Proteins encoded by one window of Pempheris klunzingeri isolate RE-2024b chromosome 14, fPemKlu1.hap1, whole genome shotgun sequence:
- the zw10 gene encoding centromere/kinetochore protein zw10 homolog: MASFVTEVLASSGKLEKEDLSGKISKMSRKVEDTKEEVCDMINKRYSDFLPSLQGSEELMVQVDEVSKEMDVLKNCIENEVQQNIHVAVAEYAKLKQQLERNTIIIAMLGHLKEFHNAMEEFNKALQDKKYVDAANQLERARTSVDSLKGWKTSQLPLLSALSSELTVQRENLIYHLGDEWKRLVIWRLPSSKEPAGLKSFLKVELNLSHACSKDGDPKPAALLCSVLQALAIQGDLQHKIKLFSQVLVKTMLKPLVVYPSLSVRVSEQQGEGTILALQCLEESHEERSTPSQVYSKLLLVLKTLHSHLLDVCIGDKKLSAILGELIWEEISQCIIHECLLYSIPTNSSQLEKYNTVITETEDFEKSLKEMEYLQGDSTDLLKYARDVNCHFASKKCKDVIVAARKLMTSKMHNTVKITPDYKLRLPKLPAPGSQVKLKQESTKEEVIMENTKQLSVWSMCLPACRISESVQQLMDLALNTLCEAVGSSTQCALQLFFTVRNIFQLFYDVVPTYHKENLLKFPHLAAIQHNNCMYLAHHLLTLGHYFRAHLPQLLSEGVATFVDMVPGFRKLGAQCFLAQMNVQRAELLERLSTAQNFCNLDDDDNYTAASKAVRQVIHQLKQLGTVWQDVLPVSIYCKAMGNLLNTAITEVIAKIMMLEDISSEDGEHLHTLCQTLIEEGPLVFIPLAEENKNKKYQEEVPLYVRKWGTFKELGIVLRANLQEIVDRWADGKGPLALEFSSSEVKNLIRALFQNTERRAVALTKIK; the protein is encoded by the exons ATGGCGTCGTTTGTGACTGAAGTGCTAGCCAGCTCTGGCAAACTGGAGAAAGAGGATCTGTCCGGGAAAATAAGCAAAATGTCGCGCAAGGTGGAAGATACAAAG GAAGAAGTATGTGACATGATAAACAAGAGGTACAGTGACTTCCTACCAAGTCTTCAGGGATCCGAGGAGCTAATGGTGCAGGTTGATGAGGTCTCCAAAGAAATGGATGTCCTTAAAAACTGCATTGAGAATGAG GTGCAGCAGAATATCCACGTGGCTGTGGCCGAGTATGCaaagctgaagcagcagctggagagaaaTACTATCATCATAGCAATGCTAGGACACCTAAAAGAG TTTCACAATGCAATGGAGGAGTTCAACAAAGCTTTACAGGACAAGAAGTATGTTGATGCAGCCAACCAGCTGGAAAGG gcaaGGACCAGTGTGGATTCACTCAAAGGCTGGAAGACCTCTCAGCTGCCGCTGCTGAGTGCTCTCAGCTCCGAGTtgacagtgcagagagagaacTTAATTTACCACCTGGGAGATGAATGGAAGCGCCTCGTCATCTGGAGATTACCGTCCTCAAAGG AGCCTGCAGGCCTGAAGTCCTTCCTGAAGGTGGAGCTGAACCTGAGCCATGCTTGCAGTAAGGACGGTGATCCGAAgccagctgctctgctctgcagcgTCCTGCAAGCTCTGGCCATCCAGGGGGACCTTCAGCATAAGATCAAACTCTTCA GTCAGGTGTTGGTGAAGACCATGTTGAAGCCGTTGGTGGTGTACCCGTCACTGTCAGTGAGGGTGAGCGAGCAGCAGGGCGAGGGAACCATCCTGGCCTTACAGTGTTTGGAGGAGAGCCACGAAGAGAGATCCACTCCTTCACAGGTCTACAGCAAACTGCTCCTGGTGCTCAAGACGCTGCACTCACACCTGCTCG ATGTGTGTATTGGTGATAAAAAGCTCTCGGCTATCTTGGGGGAGCTGATTTGGGAGGAAATTTCCCAGTGCATCATCCACGAGTGTCTGCTCTACTCCATCCCCACCAACAGCAGCCAGCTGGAGAAATACAACACT GTGATCACGGAGACGGAGGACTTTGAGAAGTCTCTGAAGGAGATGGAGTATCTGCAGGGTGATTCCACGGACCTCCTCAAATATGCCAGGGATGTCAACTGTCACTTTGCCAGCAAGAAGTGCAAGGACGTCATCGTGGCCGCCCGCAAACTCATGACCTCCAAGATGCACAACACTGTCAAA ATCACACCAGACTACAAGCTGCGTCTGCCCAAGCTGCCTGCTCCAGGTTCACAGGTGAAGCTGAAGCAGGAGAGCACAAAGGAGGAGGTGATCATGGAGAACACCAAgcagctgtctgtgtggagtATGTGTCTGCCGGCCTGTCGCATCAGTGAGTCAGTGCAGCAGCTGATGGACCTGGCACTCAACACCCTGTGTGAAGCCGTCGGAAGCTCCACACAATG TGCATTACAGCTCTTCTTCACTGTGAGAAACATCTTCCAGCTGTTCTATGATGTTGTACCGACATATCACAA GGAGAACCTGCTCAAGTTCCCTCACCTGGCTGCCATCCAGCATAACAACTGCATGTACCTGGCCCACCACCTGCTCACCCTTGGCCACTATTTCAGAGCTCACCTGCCACAGCTGCTCAGCGAAGGCGTCGCAACTTTTGTTGACATGGTGCCTGGATTCAGGAAACTTG GTGCCCAGTGCTTCTTGGCACAGATGAATGTCCAGAGAGCTGAACTGTTGGAGCGACTTTCCACCGCTCAAAACTTCTGCAACCTGGATGATGACGACAACTACACTGCAGCAAGCAAAGCAGTAAGACAG GTCATCCATCAGTTGAAGCAGTTGGGCACGGTGTGGCAGGACGTCCTACCAGTCAGCATCTACTGTAAAGCCATGGGCAACCTCCTCAACACAGCCATCACAGAAGTCATCGCTAAAATCATGATGCtggag GATATTTCCTCTGAGGACGGGGAGCACCTCCACACTCTGTGTCAAACCCTCATCGAGGAAGGTCCGCTGGTCTTCATCCCTCTGGCTGAggaaaacaagaacaagaaataCCAGGAAGAAGTGCCGCTCTATGTGAGGAAGTGGGGAACCTTCAAGGAGCTGGGCATCGTGCTGCGGGCCAACCTGCAGGAGATAGTCGACAG GTGGGCTGACGGTAAAGGTCCGCTGGCGTTGGAGTTCTCCAGTTCAGAGGTGAAGAATCTGATCCGGGCCTTGTTTCAGAATACAGAGAGAAGAGCTGTAGCTCTGACCAAGATTAAATAG
- the mks1 gene encoding tectonic-like complex member MKS1: MGDCWNTDTGEAVFRSRDAIKNLKIKVRIERVTSTAALSQHLQQQVLSQQDRGAIELETLTSQVQTDDNEEELVVGWQEKLFSQYEMELFQNEAACQTPLDRQYHAEVKALNRAKGRQNNRIFTYTDHDRYTNCLPLHQLHQPTDLLTTTKSGPTFLAERMASVRNRRQDRRTIDCSIPKSKIINWDPTEEFVKSSHVVTSSMQAMHIMGDLSPPGRLGQKENEYLLVTIKTDGCGTIIVKPDFNKDKEPYRIVTDGEKREVWRFTLENVSPAMQPEEKEREQNMYKDLYVRHKDYLNSLVGQDFEMPPAGVLRYLMNGEIVSAKGFEYDNLYIHFFMELPNNWSSLSFQSLSGVTQTCRTRTLGKENVAFFSYPFSFEAFYMCEKESEESIPQWPVIYFKVLSLDSWQRYRTEGYGYLLFPAMPGKHTITCHTWRPLQTGTVSSLRRFFIGGSPELEDLSYVRIPGTFKGERLSRFGFCTETTGSVTFNLHCIQHARAFVDAAMLKKRRQKVFDQLGGFSQQGAVCTILEAFQRARRKMQDARESLPRDLISSTSQLQMESSA; the protein is encoded by the exons ATGGGAGACTGTTGGAACACAGATACCGGAGAAGCTGTGTTTCGGTCCCGGGATGCTATCAAAAACTTGAAAATAAA GGTGCGTATAGAGAGGGTGACCTCCACAGCAGCCCTCTCTCAGCACCTCCAGCAGCAAGTGCTGTCCCAGCAAGACAGAGGAGCCATTGAGCTGGAAACACTCACCTCACAAGTCCAGACAG ATGATAATGAGGAGGAGCTGGTGGTTGGCTGGCAGGAGAAACTCTTCAGTCAG TATGAGATGGAGCTGTTTCAGAATGAGGCAGCATGTCAGACCCCTCTGGACCGTCAGTACCACGCAGAAGTCAAGGCCCTGAACAGGGCCAAGGGTCGACAAAATAACAGGATTTTCACATACACTGATCATGACCGCTACACCAACTGTCTGCCATTGCACCAACTG cATCAACCCACTGACTTGCTGACCACAACTAAATCCGGTCCCACGTTCTTGGCTGAAAGGATGGCCAGCGTGAGAAACAGGCGGCAGGACAGACGCACCAT TGATTGTAGTATCCCAAAGTCAAAGATCATCAACTGGGATCCCACAGAGGAGTTTGTGAAGAGCAGTCATGTGGTGACTAGTAGCATGCAGGCCATGCACATCATGGGAGACCTGAGCCCCCCTGGAAG GCTTGGCCAGAAAGAGAATGAATATTTGCTGGTAACCATAAAAACAGATGGCTGTGGAACGATCATCGTAAAACCTGACttcaacaaagacaaagagccCTACAG GATTGTAACAGACGGTGAGAAGAGAGAAGTTTGGCGCTTCACTCTGGAGAATGTGTCCCCAGCCATGCAaccagaggagaaggagagggagcagaaCATGTACAAAGAT TTGTATGTACGGCATAAGGACTACCTCAACAGCCTCGTTGGACAGGACTTTGAAATG CCTCCTGCAGGTGTCCTGCGTTACCTGATGAATGGAGAGATCG TCTCAGCCAAAGGCTTTGAATATGATAACTTATACATCCACTTCTTCATGGAACTGCCCAACA ATTGGTCCAGCTTATCATTTCAGTCTCTGTCAGGGGTTACCCAGACCTGTCGGACCAGAACATTAGGAAAG GAAAATGTAGCTTTCTTCAGCTACCCCTTCAGCTTTGAGGCTTTCTAcatgtgtgaaaaagagagTGAGG AGTCGATTCCCCAGTGGCCAGTGATCTACTTCAAGGTTCTGTCTCTGGACTCCTGGCAGCGCTATCGAACCGAAGGCTATGGCTATCTGCTTTTTCCTGCCATGCCTG gtaaACATACTATAACATGCCATACATGGAGACCCCTTCAGACGGGGACAGTCTCCTCTCTGAGGCGCTTCTTTATTGGAGGTTCTCCGGAGCTTGAAGACCTCAGCTATGTCAGAATACCAGGGACCTTCAAG GGAGAGAGGCTGAGTCGCTTTGGCTTTTGCACTGAAACCACAGGAAGTGTCACCTTTAATCTGCACTGCATCCAGCACGCCAG GGCCTTTGTTGATGCAGCCAtgctgaagaagaggaggcagaaagtTTTTGACCAGCTGGGAGGATTTAGTCAGCAAGGAGCTGTTTGCACCATCCTGG agGCCTTCCAGAGAGCCAGGAGAAAGATGCAAGATGCTCGAGAAAGTCTCCCCAGAGACCTCATCAGCTCCACCTCCCAACTCCAGATGGAATCCTCTGCATAG
- the ap2b1 gene encoding AP-2 complex subunit beta, producing the protein MTDSKYFTTNKKGEIFELKAELNNEKKEKRKEAVKKVIAAMTVGKDVSSLFPDVVNCMQTDNLELKKLVYLYLMNYAKSQPDMAIMAVNSFVKDCEDPNPLIRALAVRTMGCIRVDKITEYLCEPLRKCLKDEDPYVRKTAAVCVAKLHDINAQMVEDQGFLDSLRDLIADSNPMVVANAVAALSEISESHPNSNLLDLNPQNINKLLTALNECTEWGQIFILDCLSNYNPKDEREAQSICERVTPRLSHANSAVVLSAVKVLMKFLELLPKDSDYYNTLLKKLSPPLVTLLSGEPEVQYVALRNINLIVQKRPEILKQEIKVFFVKYNDPIYVKLEKLDIMIRLASQANIAQVLAELKEYATEVDVDFVRKAVRAIGRCAIKVEQSAERCVSTLLDLIQTKVNYVVQEAIVVIRDIFRKYPNKYESIIATLCENLDSLDEPDARAAMIWIVGEYAERIDNADELLESFLEGFHDESTQVQLTLLTAIVKLFLKKPSETQELVQQVLSLATQDSDNPDLRDRGYIYWRLLSTDPVTAKEVVLSEKPLISEETDLIEPTLLDELICHIGSLASVYHKPPSAFVEGSHGIHRKHLPVQHSSIDTGESPVSGGPAAAMDQPHVIPSQGDLLGDLLNLDLGPPVNVPQVSSMQMGAVDLLGGGLDSLLGGDLGGGVGGSPAVGQNFIPSSVPSTFAPSPTPAPPAVSSGLNDLFELSTGMAITTGGYIAQKAVWLPAVKAKGLEISGTFSRRQGHMYMDMTFTNKALQHMTDFAVQFNKNSFGMIPTSPLPVHTPLMPSQSIEVSLPINTIGPVMKMDPLNNLQVAVKNNIDVFYFSVLVPLNIFFVEDGKMERQVFLATWKDIPNENELQYQIKECHLNADTVSGKLQNNNIYTIAKRNVEGQDMLYQSLKLTNGIWILAELRIQPGNPNYTLSLKCRAPEVSQYVYQMYDGVLKN; encoded by the exons ATGACGGACTccaaatatttcacaacaaacaAGAAAG GGGAGATCTTTGAactgaaggcagagctgaacaatgagaagaaggagaaaagaaaagaggcagTGAAGAAGGTCATTGCTGCCATGACTGTTGGCAAGGATGTCAG cTCTTTGTTCCCAGATGTGGTGAACTGCATGCAGACCGACAACCTGGAGCTGAAGAAGTTGGTGTACCTCTACTTAATGAACTACGCCAAGAGCCAGCCGGACATGGCCATCATGGCCGTCAACAGCTTTGTGAAG GACTGTGAGGACCCCAACCCTCTGATCCGGGCTCTTGCCGTCCGCACCATGGGCTGCATCCGGGTGGACAAGATCACCGAGTACCTGTGTGAGCCGCTGAGGAAGTGCCTGAAGGATGAGGACCCATACGTGAGGAAGACGGCGGCTGTTTGCGTGGCTAAGCTTCATGACATCAACGCCCAGATGGTGGAGGACCAGGGCTTCCTGGACTCCCTGAGAGACCTCATCGCTGACTCAAATCCCATG GTTGTGGCCAACGCAGTCGCTGCCCTGTCTGAGATCAGCGAGTCTCACCCCAACAGCAACTTGCTGGACCTCAATCCTCAGAACATTAACAAGCTGCTGACAGCCCTCAACGAGTGCACAGAGTGGGGACAGATCTTCATCCTGGACTGTCTGTCCAACTACAACCCCAAAGACGAGCGCGAGGCCCAAAG TATCTGTGAGCGTGTCACTCCCCGCCTGTCTCACGCCAACTCGGCAGTGGTGCTGTCAGCTGTCAAGGTGCTGATGAAGTTCTTGGAGCTGCTGCCCAAGGACTCTGACTACTACAACACCTTGCTGAAGAAGCTCTCCCCACCACTGGTCACCTTACTGTCTGGAGAGCCTGAGGTCCAGTATGTGGCTCTGAGGAACATCAACCTCATTGTCCAGAAGAG GCCTGAGATCCTGAAACAGGAGATCAAGGTGTTTTTCGTCAAGTACAACGACCCTATCTATGTGAAACTGGAGAAACTGGACATCATGATCCGCCTGGCCTCCCAGGCCAACATCGCCCAG GTGCTGGCTGAACTGAAGGAATACGCCACAGAGGTGGATGTTGACTTTGTGCGCAAGGCTGTACGAGCCATCGGACGCTGTGCCATCAAAGTGGAG CAATCAGCTGAGCGCTGTGTCAGCACCCTGCTGGACCTGATCCAGACCAAGGTCAACTATGTGGTTCAGGAGGCTATTGTGGTCATCAGGGACATCTTCCGCAAGTACCCCAACAA GTACGAGAGCATCATTGCCACACTGTGTGAGAACCTGGACTCTCTGGATGAGCCTGATGCCCGCGCTGCCATGATCTGGATCGTTGGCGAGTATGCCGAGAGGATCGACAACGCTGATGAGTTGCTTGAGAGCTTCCTGGAGGGCTTCCATGATGAGAGCACACAG GTGCAGCTCACTCTGCTGACTGCCATTGTCAAGCTGTTCCTCAAGAAGCCATCAGAGACTCAGGAGTTGGTGCAGCAGGTGCTCAGCCTGGCCACTCAG GACTCTGACAACCCTGACCTGCGTGACAGGGGCTACATTTATTGGCGCCTGCTGTCCACCGACCCGGTGACCGCCAAGGAGGTGGTGTTGTCAGAAAAGCCTCTGATCTCCGAGGAGACAGACCTGATCGAGCCCACCCTGCTGGACGAGCTTATCTGCCACATTGGCTCCCTGGCCTCTGTCTATCACAAACCCCCCAGCGCCTTTGTCGAGGGCAGCCATGGAATCCACCGTAAACACCTTCCAGTGCaacacagcag CATTGACACAGGTGAGAGTCCAGTGAGCGGCGGACCAGCAGCTGCCATGGACCAGCCACACGTGATCCCCAGCCAGGGTGACCTGCTTGGTGACCTGCTGAACCTGGACCTGGGCCCTCCGGTCAATGTGCCCCAGGTCTCCTCCATGCAGATGGGTGCGGTGGACCTTCTGGGAGGAGGCCTGGACAGTTTG CTGGGGGGAGACCTGGGCGGAGGTGTTGGGGGAAGTCCAGCA GTGGGACAGAACTTCATCCCCTCATCTGTCCCCAGTACTTTTGCTCCGTCTCCTACACCAGCACCTCCAGCTGTCAGCAGCGGCCTGAACGACCTGTTTGAGCTTTCCACGGGCATGGCCATCACCACTGGAGGCTACATAGCCCAGAAAGCA GTGTGGCTGCCTGCAGTGAAAGCCAAGGGACTGGAGATCTCTGGCACCTTCTCTCGCCGCCAGGGCCACATGTACATGGACATGACCTTCACCAACAAGGCCCTGCAACACATGACCGACTTCGCTGTCCAGTTCAACAAGAACAG TTTTGGGATGATCCCTACCAGTCCTCTGCCCGTTCACACTCCACTGATGCCCAGCCAGAGTATTGAGGTCTCTTTGCCCATCAACACCATTGGGCCAGTCATGAAGATGGACCCACTCAATAACCTGCAG GTGGCTGTGAAGAACAACATCGATGTTTTCTACTTCAGCGTACTCGTCCCTCTCAACATATTCTTTGTTGAGGATGGAAAAATGG AGCGACAGGTGTTCCTGGCTACCTGGAAAGACATTCCTAATGAGAATGAGCTGCAGTACCAGATAAAGGAGTGCCACCTAAATGCAG ACACAGTATCAGGGAAGCTGCAGAATAACAACATCTACACCATCGCCAAGAGGAATGTAGAAGGCCAGGATATGCTCTACCAGTCCCTCAAGCTAACCAACGGCATCTGGATCTTGGCTGAGCTCCGCATCCAGCCCGGCAACCCCAACTACACG CTGTCTCTCAAGTGTCGGGCCCCCGAGGTTTCTCAGTACGTCTACCAGATGTACGACGGCGTGCTGAAGAACTGA